The Pseudomonadota bacterium genome has a window encoding:
- a CDS encoding YraN family protein, giving the protein MMKKAISKPRTRDPVDRQAAFQRGVDAEDVAARWLEALGFVEIDRRARMKGGELDLIMEDAETLIFVEVKARAKLSAGAESLSARQQARIRTGLRAWLAIHDPSGERAATRSIRCDVVLVAPGVDPVHIPNAFPAAQDDGF; this is encoded by the coding sequence ATGATGAAGAAGGCGATTAGTAAACCACGAACGCGCGACCCGGTCGACCGGCAGGCTGCGTTTCAGCGTGGTGTCGACGCCGAGGATGTGGCCGCGCGGTGGCTGGAAGCGCTGGGGTTTGTCGAGATCGATAGGCGCGCCCGGATGAAGGGCGGTGAACTCGATTTGATTATGGAGGACGCCGAGACATTGATCTTCGTCGAAGTCAAAGCGCGCGCGAAGCTCTCTGCGGGTGCGGAATCGCTCAGCGCCCGCCAGCAGGCGCGCATTCGCACGGGGCTGCGTGCCTGGCTGGCGATACACGATCCGAGCGGAGAGCGCGCCGCGACAAGATCCATTCGCTGCGATGTCGTGCTGGTTGCGCCGGGCGTTGATCCCGTCCATATCCCCAACGCTTTCCCCGCTGCGCAGGACGACGGTTTCTGA
- the gshB gene encoding glutathione synthase, which produces MGLSVAVQMDPIQSINIAGDSTFAMLLEAQARGHTLSVYTPQTMAFQAGHVTASVHSAQVRDVVGDHVTLGDQVRRELTEFDVILLRQDPPFDMAYITSTHMLETVQTTGPTLVVNDPTAVRNAPEKILVMRFPDLMPPTLITEDKAAIEAFWAEHGDIVIKPLYGHGGKGVVRLREGDQNLGSLLGLFGDLFPEPWVVQTFLPEIAQGDKRILLVQGEPFGLINRVPAQGDLRSNMVVGGRAEATELTDRDREICAAIGPTLREMGLLFVGIDVIGRFITEINVTSPTGIRALANLGGGNAAAAMWDAIEEKHRLAR; this is translated from the coding sequence ATGGGTTTGTCCGTTGCGGTCCAAATGGACCCCATTCAGTCGATTAACATTGCAGGCGATTCGACCTTTGCCATGCTGCTTGAGGCACAGGCGCGTGGTCATACGCTCAGCGTGTATACGCCCCAAACTATGGCCTTTCAGGCGGGTCACGTGACCGCGTCGGTGCACAGTGCGCAGGTCCGCGATGTGGTGGGTGATCACGTCACTTTGGGCGATCAGGTCCGGCGCGAACTGACTGAGTTTGACGTCATCCTGCTGCGCCAGGACCCGCCTTTCGATATGGCCTACATAACCTCGACGCACATGCTTGAGACCGTGCAGACAACCGGACCGACGCTCGTGGTCAATGATCCGACCGCGGTTCGCAACGCGCCCGAAAAAATTCTCGTGATGCGCTTCCCGGATCTGATGCCCCCCACACTGATCACCGAAGACAAAGCGGCCATCGAGGCCTTCTGGGCAGAGCATGGGGATATCGTCATCAAGCCGCTCTACGGCCATGGCGGCAAGGGCGTTGTGCGGCTGCGGGAGGGCGACCAGAATCTGGGATCGCTTCTTGGACTGTTCGGCGATCTTTTTCCCGAACCCTGGGTGGTGCAGACCTTCCTGCCGGAGATCGCGCAGGGCGATAAGCGGATCTTGCTGGTTCAGGGGGAGCCGTTTGGCCTCATCAATCGGGTGCCCGCTCAGGGCGACCTGCGATCCAACATGGTGGTCGGCGGTCGGGCTGAAGCAACCGAGCTGACCGATCGCGATCGGGAGATCTGCGCGGCCATCGGGCCCACTCTGCGGGAGATGGGGCTTCTGTTTGTCGGCATCGACGTGATCGGCCGCTTCATCACGGAGATCAACGTGACCTCTCCGACCGGCATTCGCGCGCTGGCAAACCTGGGTGGCGGCAACGCAGCGGCGGCAATGTGGGATGCGATTGAAGAGAAGCATAGATTGGCGCGCTAA
- the rsmI gene encoding 16S rRNA (cytidine(1402)-2'-O)-methyltransferase translates to MATPIGNLGDITVRALETLASCDVIACEDTRASRTLCDRYGISTPLTAYHDHNGDRARPALLKRLEQGQSVALISDAGTPLIADPGYKLVEAARDARHSVVAIPGPSAIITALSIAGLPTDRFLFAGFLPSKASARRRVLEELNRERHTLCFYEAPSRLADTLESLVDIFGGGRPARVARELTKRFETIQGETLAELADHYRLQEKPRGEIVILVGPAPPTAPDADELDAALRQALVTESLKDAAKQVAQSFGLRRRDVYQRALELTADEHDEEGD, encoded by the coding sequence GTGGCGACACCAATCGGTAACCTCGGTGACATCACCGTGCGAGCGTTGGAAACCCTCGCTTCCTGTGATGTGATCGCGTGCGAAGATACGCGGGCCAGCCGAACATTGTGCGATCGTTACGGGATCTCGACGCCGCTTACCGCCTATCATGATCACAATGGCGACCGCGCGCGGCCTGCGCTGCTTAAGCGGCTCGAGCAGGGGCAATCGGTTGCTCTGATCTCTGATGCAGGTACACCGCTCATCGCGGACCCTGGCTATAAGCTGGTCGAGGCGGCGCGAGACGCCCGGCATTCCGTTGTCGCCATCCCAGGTCCGAGCGCGATCATTACCGCTCTGTCGATTGCTGGTCTACCGACCGATCGGTTTCTTTTTGCTGGCTTTTTGCCATCCAAAGCCTCTGCGCGTCGGCGCGTATTGGAAGAGTTGAATAGGGAACGACACACTCTGTGCTTCTACGAAGCCCCCAGCCGCCTCGCGGACACTTTGGAGAGCTTGGTTGATATTTTCGGAGGCGGAAGGCCGGCACGTGTCGCACGGGAACTCACCAAGCGCTTTGAGACCATCCAAGGCGAGACCCTCGCCGAGCTTGCGGACCACTATCGCCTGCAGGAGAAACCACGCGGGGAGATCGTGATCCTGGTCGGGCCAGCCCCGCCGACGGCGCCAGATGCCGATGAGCTCGACGCAGCATTGCGCCAAGCCCTGGTGACCGAAAGCCTAAAAGACGCTGCCAAGCAGGTTGCACAGAGCTTTGGACTGCGCCGACGCGATGTCTATCAAAGAGCTCTGGAACTCACCGCGGACGAGCATGATGAAGAAGGCGATTAG
- a CDS encoding YifB family Mg chelatase-like AAA ATPase — protein MVSRVTTVAFQGVDAVPVDVQVHISSGLVGFSIVGLPDKAVAESRERVRSALVACGMALPAKRITVNLAPADLPKEGSHFDLPIALGIMAAMGAVPADAIAGHVVLGELSLDGQLAVVSGVLPAAMMAVGRQEGLICPHASGSEAAWAGEGLDIIAAKSLIDLTNHLEGRQLLSRPRPAIRNQWTEGLPDLHDVRGQHGAKRALEIAAAGGHNLLMIGPPGSGKSMLAARLPALLPPLSPRELLDLSVVCSLAGTLEAGALSDKRPFRAPHHSASMAALVGGGMRARPGEISLAHHGVLFLDELPEFSPQVLDSLRQPLETGVCQIARANHHVTYPAAFQLIAAMNPCRCGHAGEPGHVCSRGAKCASDYQNRVSGPLMDRIDLRIDVPAVTARDLSDPGQRETSSQVAARVADARERQLHRYTGDDNHMTGRSARQQAGQGQMARATVNARVSQSEIEKQISLDDAAQQLLAQAADQAELSARGYFRVLRVARTIADLAASDEVRRPHLAEALGYRGFEPGIRVAA, from the coding sequence ATGGTTTCGCGCGTAACCACCGTTGCATTCCAAGGAGTTGATGCAGTCCCCGTGGATGTGCAGGTGCATATCTCATCGGGCCTGGTCGGTTTTTCGATTGTTGGACTGCCCGATAAAGCTGTCGCCGAAAGCCGGGAGCGCGTCAGGTCGGCGCTGGTCGCCTGCGGCATGGCGCTGCCGGCCAAGCGCATCACGGTCAATCTCGCTCCGGCGGATTTGCCCAAAGAGGGAAGCCATTTCGATTTGCCTATCGCACTGGGCATCATGGCGGCGATGGGGGCGGTACCAGCCGACGCCATAGCCGGACATGTCGTGCTCGGGGAACTGTCATTGGACGGCCAGCTTGCTGTTGTCTCGGGCGTCCTGCCAGCAGCGATGATGGCCGTGGGTCGGCAAGAGGGGCTGATCTGCCCTCATGCGTCAGGTTCGGAGGCAGCCTGGGCGGGCGAGGGATTGGATATCATCGCTGCCAAATCGCTGATCGACCTAACCAATCACCTTGAAGGACGGCAGCTGCTCAGTCGGCCGCGACCGGCCATCCGCAACCAGTGGACCGAAGGGCTGCCCGATCTGCACGATGTCCGTGGGCAGCATGGCGCCAAACGCGCTCTGGAGATTGCGGCCGCCGGTGGCCACAATCTTCTGATGATTGGGCCTCCGGGTTCGGGCAAATCCATGTTAGCGGCACGGTTACCCGCCTTGCTCCCGCCGCTCAGCCCGCGTGAATTACTGGATCTTTCCGTTGTCTGTTCGCTCGCGGGAACGCTTGAGGCAGGTGCCTTGAGCGACAAGAGGCCTTTCCGGGCGCCGCACCATTCGGCATCGATGGCGGCACTGGTCGGCGGCGGCATGCGGGCTAGACCCGGCGAAATCTCGCTGGCCCACCATGGCGTTCTGTTCCTCGACGAATTGCCCGAGTTTTCGCCCCAGGTCCTCGACAGCCTTCGCCAGCCGCTTGAGACGGGCGTCTGTCAGATCGCGCGCGCCAACCATCATGTGACCTATCCGGCTGCTTTTCAGCTGATCGCAGCCATGAATCCGTGCCGATGCGGGCATGCTGGAGAGCCCGGCCATGTCTGCAGCCGGGGGGCTAAATGCGCATCCGATTACCAAAACCGGGTCTCAGGTCCATTGATGGATCGGATAGATCTGCGCATCGATGTACCTGCGGTCACAGCACGCGATCTCTCAGACCCGGGTCAGCGCGAGACGAGTTCGCAGGTGGCAGCCCGTGTGGCAGACGCCCGCGAGCGGCAACTGCACCGGTACACTGGCGACGACAATCACATGACGGGTCGCTCCGCGCGTCAACAAGCCGGACAAGGCCAGATGGCCCGAGCGACGGTCAATGCGAGGGTCAGCCAGTCGGAAATCGAGAAGCAGATTTCTCTCGACGATGCAGCACAGCAACTTCTGGCGCAGGCAGCTGATCAAGCCGAGTTGTCAGCGAGGGGCTACTTCCGGGTCCTCAGGGTTGCCAGGACCATCGCCGATCTCGCTGCAAGCGATGAGGTCCGCCGCCCACATCTCGCGGAAGCGCTTGGATATCGTGGCTTTGAGCCCGGAATCCGGGTCGCTGCGTAA